DNA sequence from the Gopherus evgoodei ecotype Sinaloan lineage unplaced genomic scaffold, rGopEvg1_v1.p scaffold_31_arrow_ctg1, whole genome shotgun sequence genome:
cGCCCCAGCCTCGAGCACAGCAAGTTTGAGTGCTTTAAAGAGCTGGTGTGCACAGGCTCCCAGGACTCGGATTTGCGTGTCATCCTTGTGCAGGGGCCATGCTAATCTTCTCTGTATCATTCCAATTTTAGTATATGTGCTGCCCAGGACTCGGAGCTATTCTCCTTGTgtaggtggattaccaggagtgctgggagagctcacACACATATGGCAGTGCTTTGATGTTTCTagcgtagacacagcctaagttaTTGTTAAAAGTGCCATCTCTCTTCACTGTTTCCcacccactagggtgaccagatgtcctgattgtgTAAGTACAGTCCctattttggggtatttttcttatataatctcctattacccaccaccccatcttgatttttcacacttgctgtctggtcaccctaccacccaCAGTTGTACCTGTGGAAGAGTCTGAATtgttggcaaccctacaataCCCATCCAAAGCTGTGATTTTGCTTATTGCTAGTGATTGTGTCCGGGCTTCCAAAGAATCAAGAAGAGTGAAGAATTTCCTTATTCTGGGGGCAAATACGTAgatattgtgacaaagtgggaatttttcataatattttgtttgaatactgtgtgtgcctcagtttcccctatgtgctgCATGGTTAaataggtgggtgggtgggaaaggTTGTCACTGATGCCTGGCTGTCTGAGGCTTGGCCTCATGCCTACGGAGAGTCTGAGAAGACAATGGCCAACTCCAATTGCCCAGATATTTGGTACCTAGCAACTAATAACCATGGCTAACCCCTCTGCAGGAAATCAGCCGGATGTGACCGGCTGGAGACCAAAGGACTAAGGAGGATGGCCCGGTGACTGTTTCCCAGGAGCAAGAACAAGGAATGGAGGAGGGGCCCTTgaggccagtgatgagctgccaaaatcttaacaaccggttccctataaaaagttctgattaaagggaggggggagtggaggaggggtcAGGTCTGGGGGAGACATACCGTGGGGCCAGGGACCCCtgcagggcttggggcaaattgccccacttacccctcccccccggcaaCCCTAGAGCTTGCAGTCTCCTTCCCCCTTACCTTgccagcagctcaaagcagcagggtgATTCAGGAActcagctgagctgctcagctgctggccatgctgcagctctgcagggggggatgctggggggaGACACCCTCATGGGGTCAGGGGCCTGGgtcaaattgctccacttgccccccgaGCTTGCAGCCTCCTTGCCTTGCTGGCAGCCCACAGCTCAGCGGAGCTGCCCAGGGTCAGTCCCAGGAGGCGGTGAAGCAAAGGGCTTTCCCCAGACAGTGTGACCCTACAGGGAATGACAAACTGAAGGGGATATCCCAGAGGCTGTTCCTGAGCCATCTGAGCATCAGACCTGTGGATCCATGACAGATACACGTACAGGATACTGTGTCTATAAATAGTTTTAGTCACAATATATACATTTGGCACAGATTTCGAGAGCAAATCTTGCCATTCAAAGATTGTGCAGGAATACAATTAAGATTGgaacagcatttcattttaaagtcaaattttcaaacatgtcCCTAAAAAACCCGGATAAATAATCAGATCAGCTTGGAAACTGGGATGGTCATTCAGGGACTAGAGTAGAACCTGTGTTACAAATCTGAGCTCATTTGATCAAGGGCTTCTTGACATACAGCCAGGGTCAGCCAGAGACAAAGGCATTAAAGCTTGAGCCCATCACTCTGAGATAGAAActattgttttaaagaaaattggattttctttaaatgaaaaatgttgacccAGTAGAATTTTTAAGTTGATCTTTggactttaaaaacatttttgtaatgTCATGTATTCTTATTAGAAATCTTTTGTTGGTTTTCAATCAAAAAGGTAGAAGGCCACTGATGGATAATTTTCTCTGTGCCTGGGAACTTCCTAGCAGTGGAAATCTGTCCATGGCAGCTTTTCCACCACTGGTGTAGTGGGAAGGCAGAGGCATGTTGAGGGTGCGAGCAGGAGTCGTTGTGGATTCCCCACTGGTCTCAACAATTTTGGCCCCACACAGCTCAGAATTGCACCAGAGCTAGGTGGCTGGAGAAGCGGATCtcagagtggagaagcaagtccaTAAGCTACCTCGCCTTGGAAGACAGAAAATTGTTGCTAGCAATGAGATCTACCCATAGGGAAAATATCTAAAGAGATATTACAGTTCAGAACCCTAATATAGATTTAAAAGCTGCACGGGCGTGTAACGAGGCGGTGTGGGTTGACctagggagggtcgagccccgccagatgccggaaggggcggggccacagggcactggacccgcccctcagaggaTCAGGAggcgacccagaagtataaaagccgaCCAGCGGCGCTCAGTTGAGCTCCAGCCGCtgtcgggagcagacctgccagagggtgctcgtggctgggaagctgctgaggcccagggccgttgccctgactggccagagctcccccgcgcccgctacgaggagctgccggagccgccccgtccctgctgttaccccgaggagcccccgGAGCGGGCATGGCCAGACTTCCCAGAGGTGCTGCTGGATCTACCACCCAACTCCAGCCGGGAGGGGCCCAGgctactggacttcccaggggcCGACGCCACCGACCAGGTAGGCCCAAAGGGGGAGATTGGcagtggcccaggggcagccgaccccagtcaggctgctgaCGTACCTGAGCCCATGTCAGTgggttgcagccaggatccccactgaccgtcagcagTGACAGCCCtcctagggccccgggctgggacgccgTGGAGTGgcagggcctgcgtcccccctgccacccttccaagggtggcagactccccttccccctggcctgaggaggccattcagactgttgtttgctcagccctgagccaagagggcctgagcctctacaactgtgtgtttggtgccccgcccgacccaagggctgggcccctttaaactgtgccactgctcggtcctgcatcAAGGGCTCGAGCGGCCCGAGCCTCGGGCGAGGGGGCCCTCAGTCCCGGGACTGAGGGCCTGAGGCCCCCGAGCTGACTTTCTGTTTACTCCACCCTGTAGCAGAAGGCTGGAGTCCCAAGCGACTGTGCAACGTCGCCTGACCCTGACGAAAGGGCGGACTCGGACAGCGTGTagtgaggccggtgtggctcccctcctccccagggagggttgagccccggccgGGCACCTTTACAGGGTGTTTGATATGAGCCAGCTCATCAAAGGTGTGATAAATGCAATCCCCATCACTTAGGCCGGCTGGTTTTCCCACAGCCTCAGCCAGTCCTCAGGGATGTTCTGGTCCTGCTCTTTTTCTGGGGCGGGGGCGGGTATCCTGCCAGTTTGCTGCTGACCAGCTCACCCCAGCTAGGGATTAGCTACTCTGTTCCTTAACCCTGCAGTGGCCATGACTGAGTGGGCTTTATATGCCCATCTCTCTCCTCAGATAACAGGGTGTTTTACTCAGAAATTGCACTGGTCTGAGAAACGTACTCTCAGCATTCAGGCCTGCATCCCTGAGGGCTGGACTACAACAGCCTAACACAGCTGCATGGGGCCtgggttcagcaaagcacttgagcacacGTGTGAGTCTCATTGGAGTAGAGGGCTGTACCGATACCTCCAGGTACACTGGGGGCCTGTCTGAATAGTGCACTCAAGGTCACaccgggagcaggggcagggtgctCCTAAAAATGGCATCCCGAACTATAGGGCTGCAGCCACGTGGAAAACAATGGATGAGGTGAGCGTGGCACCTGCTGTCACGCTAAGGGGGCAACACTGAGACAAAACTCTCCCCTGCACTTAAATCGGCCTCTCCCAGAACTTCTCCCCAGGGCGTGTGAGCCGGCTGGCTCACTGGTTAACTGTCTCCCAGGACTTGTGGTAATATCGAAGCAAATAACACAATGAGAGAGGAGAGTCCGTCTCCTCAGCAACCCCTCCCCACACGAACACCCCTGGGCAGggagtttcagagcctgggggAATTGACTTGGTCTCATGCTGTGAAACCTAGACAGTGGGGGGCGTCTCGGTCCCTTGGCTCAAGCCCAAGCGGGTATGTCAATGTCCAAGTGAACTGACCCAGGTGTTAAGACCTGCTGCTGTGGCGGGgccttttttgtttctgttttttgctgtgttttctctcccctctctctggaCAGGGAAGATAAAACTGTTGTTTTCTCCCCTAGGCTGCAGCTCTTTAGCAGAGCTAGTGTGGTCAGAGTGCCATGGCTGAATGTCAAGTACCTTCCCGGCGTGTGCCTGCTGCGTGCACAGTCGGCAGAGGTGGATCCGGCTTTCTACGACAGGGTGATACAATTTCATGCATCACCCAGAATTCAGAAGGTCTGGAGACAGCTCCCCAAACCATCACACCAACCCTCCCCCAGAACACCAGGGAAGCGGGGAAAGAACTGTGACTCCCTGGCCAGTGGGATCCCTAATAAACCGTAGGCATTGATTACGTTGACAAGAGGGACACAGAAATAggacatgggccaaattctctggtgGTGTAAATTGGAGCTACCCCAGTAGAGAGTTTGGCCCCATAGCTGCTCTGCCTCCTACAACGATACTTTTATCTTTTGCAAAATGGGCAAAGAACTCTCTGAGAGAGCCCGTTGCAAAGCTCTCGCCCTGTGACGGCAGAATTCCTCTGCTAACATTCGCTGCAGGTGGGGGAAATCAAACTTGTCAGGGGCCCAACTAGATATAAGGAAAatgtctgtttctcctcccaggtGCGATATATAGTCCTCTCTGATTATCTGCAGGGTACTCTCCTCACAGATGTTTGTTCTCCGTGCAGATGCCACGTCGAAGTCCACTTTGGAATGGACAAAGTAAAACGTCTTCCCCAGTGATCGAATCTTCTCCACAAGTCTGGCGTCGATGTCTGTGAAGCGCCCACAGGAGATGATAATGAACAAGTCATAACGTCTGACGTGACGTTGCTCAAGGAAAGTGTCTAAGCGACAGTTCATTGTCCCGATCCCTGGCAGGTCCCATAGCATTATGTTGGGGTTTTTGGGATGTGAATAAGCCTTGGGCTCCACCATCGTTTCTCCCAGCACTCCAGTCTCAGCAGAATCTGCATCATGTTCTTTCAGACCCCGGGTGGCATTGACAAAAGATGACTTTCCGGATCCCGCCTCTCCGACTACAGCAACTTTGAACCTTTCATTCTTGACTGCCTCACTGACCTCTTGCAGCGCGGAAACCAGCCCTGTCGGGTTATTTGTCGCAACAGCAGCTTTTAGCTCTGCAATTTCTCCTTCAGAGAGCGTGTCAAAATCTTCCCAAACCACATCTGTAGCAGCTCTTCCCTGCTGTTCATGCTCCTGAACTGGCTGACAGCCTTAAGGAAAAGGAACGACACATTTCAGTTATGGATAGCTCTTGAATCTTTACTGAATTCTCCAGAAGCTCTGGACATTTGGGGCCTGGTGGTTCTTTCACCAGACCTGGCACATTTGTCCCCTTTCCCACCCTGCAAAGAGAAACATTTGTCAAGGGCCCCCAACCCAGCGTCAGAAAGGCCCTTTAATATACAAAGTTATCCATTGTCAAGCAGTGGAACTACGGCAGATTGAAGAGGCTTCAGCATTTACATAAAATCACAGTAAAATACTAACACTGGGGccaaattttacttttttaaattctTAATTTCCAAGATTTTCCAGATGTCAAATTAACCTCTGGACTtctggaaggctgtttgttttttaaatagcaataTCCAGGGAACCCCAAAATACTCCCCCTCCCCAGTAACTGGATGGTAGAATTAGCCCTGCCTGTCACTTCAGTCAGGTCTGTTGTCACTGAGAGTCAACAGAAGTTAGGTTCCAAAGGACTTCAGGCATCCTTGAAAATTGgactcaggctcctaagtcactttggcacatttgaaaattttaaccaTGATCTCCTGACTTGCCCTCCCGAGGATACTGAGGtgtccagggccagatcctcagttggtttaaatcaatgtagttctggatctggcccattgtcctcAAGCTGGTAGAAGATAGAATGATTCCTGAGCCTAATAAACGATTGGCTTTGTCCCATCTTAATTCAGCTAAACATCAAGTGCTGCTAATGCCAGTGGCTGATTTGGTTACAAACCCCCAAAGCATGAAAAAACACAGTATTTTACCCAAGGAGCTGGAAGACTGTGTGTCACCATGTTCCATGACTTGAGAGCTTCTATGGCGTGTGGTGGTAGCATCTCCACAGGGCTGGGAGTTCAAGTCCATCACATAGAAAAGATTCacatttggggagaggaaagaaTATCTGGGTTAGGACGGAGCTACggatctgcagctgtgctgcgCTCGACATGTGGATTGTTTGGAATCATAACAAGGGGACTTTCCATGAAACTAACACCTTGTTACAATACCAGACCTCCCTCCTGGCTATCTTTGTGTATTTCACTCTTCTCCTCTGACCTAAATGCATCATGTGTGACACAAGTGGCACTTGATAGGTGGGTGGACTATCTGTTCTGTGCCAGATAGGACAATTACAAAGCCCTCCTTCTCAAGAGCATCTGAGCATCTCCCAATCATAAACAAAATTACTCTTGCAACCTCTTGTGAGATACTGTCTGTGACACTGAGGGAGTTGAagggtgggatttccaaaagcacttcaaggactgaggagtacaattCCTATAGAAAGGCCCTTTTGAAAAGCCCTTCCACAGGGGCTCACTCtatgtggcagaaccaggaaaccCCAACATATGcaaacagaaaggaaacaaaaatgtctTATGTCTCACCCGTAAGGAGCTGGCAGGTGGTGGTAGGACTGTGTTTGGATTTGATGACTCACTGGCTGTCAACGGGTTTGACTCAGGCTGGTCTCTGTCCTTCTGCCGTTTCCATTGCAACCAAAACATTGATTTATGCAGCAGGAGAGGATGGTGCTTCTTAATGATCATAGACATTATTAATATTAACAAAACTAAACACAAGACACAGGGCACAACTAGTATTGGCTGATCACTCACAGAGTCTGTAAaagacaaacagaaaacaaaataaacactgTGGTGGATGCTATTAGCATATTCacagcccttcccttcccatcccttGTGCAGCCTAACATCTGGTTAGTTTTATCCCAGATGCTGCACATTAAGCAGGTGTCCTTGAATTATCTGCAAGGCCTCTTCCTTGTGTGGCTATGGTCGGGGTCAGAAGCCAGAAATTCACGGATGGCTCATATTGACACTAGTGGGGAAACAGGGACAGCCTGGACCACAGCTATGGAGGTAGAACCTGCCGAGGCTGGGGGAAAGGCTAAGGTTATATCGAAGGAGATACCTCAAGCGCTTTTCCCAAGCGTAGGAAACCCCTTGGGGCTTGTACAATATGCTGTCCCATACCTTCGACTGTAACTTGCATCCGCACAGAAAACCGTCCCAGTTCCAGCTGGACGTGACAGATGTAGAATCCCTCATCCTGGCTGCGAACTCTCCTTAGCGTCAGGGATGCATTTCCCTGAGAGAACCTCTCCGGGTGGAGCTGTGTTCTGCCCTTGTAAGAGGCATCTTGTCTCTGCAACGTATCTATCCCATTACAATAGCTGTGAACCAGGAGATCCGGCCCCTCGGTTTCTTCCTTTTTCCAGGTGATGTTCAACGGCTGGAGATTTAATCTGCATTCAAAGGGGCAGCTCAGGGTGACATCCTGCCCCAGCCGAGCTACGATGGGAGACTCCATTTCACTCTTCCCTGAACAAGAAACAAGGCTCAGGATTatttaccccagctccagaggcacaACAGACACCCAGCACACCCACTACAGTCACACTGCCTTCAACAACTTTCCCAATCCACCACATTTACATGACACACATGCACAACACACAATGCTAAAACAAACAGCACACACAGACCTTCCACATTAGTAAGAAGACTAATAACGTTATACTACTTAGCATTTTCTGTGCAGTAAAAAGTTTGCACCCACCTACCATTTCCTTCAACATTCACATCCACAGAAAGGCCTAGAACATCACCAACCCCCTGCTTGGTTCTGagggggatttgaacccatgacCTTAGGAACTAAAAGAATGCAACGCTGTCATATGAACTGAAGGAACAACTCTAACAGTTGATACCATTAGTAGGCTATTATCTCTTAGGGATACAGCCACTAGCAGGGGGCAAAGCCGAGCACTATGCTTGTGTGGGCTAAACCTTTGTGGGAAAACATAAGGCGACACGGTGACTGAAAGTCAAGGCCAagtgctgctagtgcagacacAGGCCATGTCTGCGCTGGGAGATGGTTGCGCTTTAACCAGACCTGGCTCTGCTGGGTGATCACATTGTGCACAGTGAGTGACTGCATCTCAGATGCTctgacagggacacaggcagagGAAACCTACTTAGCACGGCCAGGGACATCTTCTGGGTTGAGGTTCCCAGCTCAGAGGTGACGTAGCAGAGGTAGGAGCCCTCATCCTGGAAGCCCACAGCCCTGAGTCGCAGGGACGCATTTCCTTTGTGGATTCCCTCTGGGTCCAGCTGCGTCCGGCCCCAGTAAACCTTGTCCTGTCCCTGCCACAGGTCCCTCTGCCCATAGTAGCTGTGAACCAGGAGAGCTGCTCCCTCGGCTCTTTGCATCTTCCAGGTGATGTTCAGTCGATGGAGTTTTAGCCTCGGTATGTGGTGGAAGATGCAGCCCAGAGTGATGTCCTCGCCATAGTGAGCTGTGATGGATGCCTGTGCTCCAGCGACTCCTTAAAGAGAAGCAAAGGTTGGTGTGGGGAATCGTACCCCTAGttcatagtgtagacagagcctatgCTGGTAGAAGTCTCTAGTGGTAGTGTAGTGTATAGCTGCAGTGGCATAGAGGGGTTTAGACTAGTACAGCTAATCCTGTATATGAAGGGGAACACATTAGACCAGTGTGAGGCAGCGTTACCCCAGAGTCAGTACATGTGCTCTAGGGGCTGTCCCAGTATAActgtatcaatggaaaagtacatACATAACCAACATACAGGGCAGCGCTGGGAGGGTGGGGTTTGCGGGAGCTATAGCCAGCACAGAATTTGCCTTAGATCCCTGTACccacccttcccagagctgggcgccctgccagcagcccccagccactctctggccacccatctCCTGCCACCACAGCAGCCTCCCCCTTTGGGAAGCTGACCCATGGCTGGAGCGGCACTAGGGGCTCACCAGAGGTGGCCGtgatggaggtggggttgggcaGGGAGCCTATTTGTGATGCTACCTCTGGCTCAGGAGTGGGATCTATGGCTGCTGTAGTGTTCGAGCTTAAAGAGACAGGGCACTGACACACTCACTCAGGGGCACACTAAGTTTCCCTCACACACCCTCCCCAaaacacacacctctctctctctctcacacacacacacacacacacacacacacacacacgcttgtaTTATTGTTGGTACTTCCTGTTGAAATACGCAAGGCAGatgtattctctgtaattttattctttcaaagtttgAGGATTACCTTCCTGCTATTTTCCTTTTTGACTGGTCTGTGCAggtcataattttatttctctcttgcgcttaatttaattctttgagtagggAGTTCTAAAATACCTGACCTGTCCTGGCTGCAGTAattctcattattatttttattaccatacTGTGCcttgtcattcattatttaaagtggTACAATCAAATAATAGTGTCCTTCTACCATGGAAATTTAACCTGTACTCACCTTGGCAATGCCAGTTTAAAGACACTAATAGgctttaaataaattaatggagatatcctatctcctagaactggaaggccattgagtccagccccctgccttcactagcaggaccaagtactgattttgccccagatccctaagtggccccctcaaggattgaactcacaacgctgggtttaacaggccaatgctcaaaccactgagctatccctccccaaacacATAATTTTACACAGTGTGCAGGTGAAGGCCACTTATTTTCAAATTGTACTTTTTAATAC
Encoded proteins:
- the LOC115640529 gene encoding uncharacterized protein LOC115640529 isoform X3, which codes for MAALRGGRCKMVRGRVGMSPGWSLHLMVLWTLYGVAGAQASITAHYGEDITLGCIFHHIPRLKLHRLNITWKMQRAEGAALLVHSYYGQRDLWQGQDKVYWGRTQLDPEGIHKGNASLRLRAVGFQDEGSYLCYVTSELGTSTQKMSLAVLRKSEMESPIVARLGQDVTLSCPFECRLNLQPLNITWKKEETEGPDLLVHSYCNGIDTLQRQDASYKGRTQLHPERFSQGNASLTLRRVRSQDEGFYICHVQLELGRFSVRMQVTVEDSVSDQPILVVPCVLCLVLLILIMSMIIKKHHPLLLHKSMFWLQWKRQKDRDQPESNPLTASESSNPNTVLPPPASSLRPCGDATTTRHRSSQVMEHGDTQSSSSLGCQPVQEHEQQGRAATDVVWEDFDTLSEGEIAELKAAVATNNPTGLVSALQEVSEAVKNERFKVAVVGEAGSGKSSFVNATRGLKEHDADSAETGVLGETMVEPKAYSHPKNPNIMLWDLPGIGTMNCRLDTFLEQRHVRRYDLFIIISCGRFTDIDARLVEKIRSLGKTFYFVHSKVDFDVASARRTNICEESTLQIIREDYISHLGGETDIFLISSWAPDKFDFPHLQRMLAEEFCRHRARALQRALSESSLPILQKIKVSL
- the LOC115640529 gene encoding uncharacterized protein LOC115640529 isoform X2: MLLRRARDAERHQKGGRFPTVDKKECKMVRGRVGMSPGWSLHLMVLWTLYGVAGAQASITAHYGEDITLGCIFHHIPRLKLHRLNITWKMQRAEGAALLVHSYYGQRDLWQGQDKVYWGRTQLDPEGIHKGNASLRLRAVGFQDEGSYLCYVTSELGTSTQKMSLAVLRKSEMESPIVARLGQDVTLSCPFECRLNLQPLNITWKKEETEGPDLLVHSYCNGIDTLQRQDASYKGRTQLHPERFSQGNASLTLRRVRSQDEGFYICHVQLELGRFSVRMQVTVEDSVSDQPILVVPCVLCLVLLILIMSMIIKKHHPLLLHKSMFWLQWKRQKDRDQPESNPLTASESSNPNTVLPPPASSLRPCGDATTTRHRSSQVMEHGDTQSSSSLGCQPVQEHEQQGRAATDVVWEDFDTLSEGEIAELKAAVATNNPTGLVSALQEVSEAVKNERFKVAVVGEAGSGKSSFVNATRGLKEHDADSAETGVLGETMVEPKAYSHPKNPNIMLWDLPGIGTMNCRLDTFLEQRHVRRYDLFIIISCGRFTDIDARLVEKIRSLGKTFYFVHSKVDFDVASARRTNICEESTLQIIREDYISHLGGETDIFLISSWAPDKFDFPHLQRMLAEEFCRHRARALQRALSESSLPILQKIKVSL
- the LOC115640529 gene encoding uncharacterized protein LOC115640529 isoform X1 is translated as MFGDPEMDVFIVVLDSLSMLLRRARDAERHQKGGRFPTVDKKECKMVRGRVGMSPGWSLHLMVLWTLYGVAGAQASITAHYGEDITLGCIFHHIPRLKLHRLNITWKMQRAEGAALLVHSYYGQRDLWQGQDKVYWGRTQLDPEGIHKGNASLRLRAVGFQDEGSYLCYVTSELGTSTQKMSLAVLRKSEMESPIVARLGQDVTLSCPFECRLNLQPLNITWKKEETEGPDLLVHSYCNGIDTLQRQDASYKGRTQLHPERFSQGNASLTLRRVRSQDEGFYICHVQLELGRFSVRMQVTVEDSVSDQPILVVPCVLCLVLLILIMSMIIKKHHPLLLHKSMFWLQWKRQKDRDQPESNPLTASESSNPNTVLPPPASSLRPCGDATTTRHRSSQVMEHGDTQSSSSLGCQPVQEHEQQGRAATDVVWEDFDTLSEGEIAELKAAVATNNPTGLVSALQEVSEAVKNERFKVAVVGEAGSGKSSFVNATRGLKEHDADSAETGVLGETMVEPKAYSHPKNPNIMLWDLPGIGTMNCRLDTFLEQRHVRRYDLFIIISCGRFTDIDARLVEKIRSLGKTFYFVHSKVDFDVASARRTNICEESTLQIIREDYISHLGGETDIFLISSWAPDKFDFPHLQRMLAEEFCRHRARALQRALSESSLPILQKIKVSL